From Cotesia glomerata isolate CgM1 linkage group LG2, MPM_Cglom_v2.3, whole genome shotgun sequence, a single genomic window includes:
- the LOC123259895 gene encoding protein HIRA homolog, producing MKLLKPNWVSHDDFPIFSVDIHPDGKRFATGGQGGDSGRVVIWNMEPVISEATELDQNFPKMLCQLDNHLACVNCVRWSAGGLLASGGDDKVIMIWRYHGSGGSASFGGKSSVESWRCASTLRCHEGDVLDLAWAPHSPWLASASVDNSIIIWDASNFPNIIAILKGHTGLVKGVTWDPVGKYLASQSDDKSLKVWRTTDWSEATSITDPFVECGGTTHVLRLSWSPDGQHLVSAHAMNGGGPTAQIIERDGWTYDKDFVGHRKAVTCVRFNSNIFQKKQGGSSKAREYCCLAIGSRDRALSVWLTSLKRPLMVINELFTHSVLDASWSPCGLRLAACSWDGTVAFMEFTQQELGRPLSPEEQNNLHDRLYGKSLVHGGFTVMEAPVLLNMKPPAPATQSQPAQPVSNGFSSSVSSSPSPIKAPINKQIEMRTSDGRRRITPMFIPPPPDTVNSSESTDTTAAIKNTPTFSSTSQIKSSIVIEKRDDVVAPNVTTTTNMATPSTSAPGLTLKRRDPTTARPNHHHHHHHHHHGRKLRLVNDKQGSIVFPALKPVGSLSHQAAHYAVTVTNNQNLAHLQVFRGTDSEPTWNLHLGYSAVALAASAAVIAVGLEDGSIHTFDPTKGSRPAPPLAPPAPLAKLHAVGNAVMVISCCGAVRVWEIGSTSKLIVSTSASHLAAFGGSLLSCTLYNGMPHLGFTNARAYIYNKDMGTWLLVGDSHDPVWRWSAQSASTLVGSRTPRGPLSSLQEALNRTAGGIMPSPRPPHNGSSVVSYLEQQLLASKALGSQQEYIHWFMALISFLLTQDGLEKRLRIMLDDLMGPSHSTAAKSMWDPMILGIRKHKLLADALGVIGGHLRWQRLYLEYSEQLASLKS from the exons atgaagcTGTTGAAACCCAACTGGGTGTCTCATGatg ATTTTCCGATATTTTCTGTGGATATCCATCCTGATGGCAAGAGATTTGCTACTGGAGGccaag GAGGAGATTCTGGGAGAGTTGTCATCTGGAATATGGAGCCAGTTATCAGTGAAGCCACGGAACTAGATCAAAATTTTCCTAAGATGCTTTGTCAGCTAGACAATCATttgg CTTGTGTAAACTGTGTGCGATGGAGCGCTGGAGGTCTTCTGGCCTCCGGAGGTGACGACAAGGTAATTATGATTTGGCGCTATCACGGGAGTGGAGGAAGCGCGTCATTTGGTGGTAAATCCAGTGTCGAGAGCTGGCGATGCGCTTCGACACTCAGATGCCACGAAGGAGACGTGCTAGACCTGGCCTGGGCACCCCACAGTCCTTGGCTAGCATCTGCGTCCGTTGACAACAGCATCATTATCTGGGACGCCTCCAACTTCCCAAATATCATCGCGATTCTCAAAGGTCACACGGGTCTCGTCAAAGGTGTCACATGGGACCCCGTTGGCAAGTATTTGGCTTCCCAGTCAGATGATAAATCTCTGAAGGTTTGGAGAACCACGGATTGGAGCGAGGCGACTTCGATAACAGATCCTTTTGTTGAATGTGGTGGTACAACTCATGTTTTAAGATTATCTTGGAGTCCAGATGGTCAGCATTTGGTATCAGCTCATGCCATGAATGGCGGAGGACCTACTGCTCAGATAATTGAGCGAGATGGTTGGACATATGACAAAGATTTTGTTGGTCACCGTAAAGCTGTTACCTGTGTA agATTTAACAGCAATATATTCCAAAAGAAACAAGGTGGATCTTCAAAAGCGCGTGAATATTGTTGTCTGGCAATTGGTTCTCGTGATCGTGCACTTTCGGTGTGGCTTACATCATTAAAAAGACCTCTGATGGTCATCAACGAATTGTTCACCCACTCCGTGCTAGATGCAAGCTGGTCGCCATGTGGCTTAAGATTAGCTGCTTGCTCTTGGGACGGTACCGTAGCGTTTATGGAATTCACCCAACAAGAATTAGGTCGGCCGCTAAGTCCTGAAGAACAg aACAATCTTCACGATCGTTTATACGGCAAGTCATTGGTTCACGGAGGGTTCACAGTAATGGAAGCACCAGTTTTGTTGAATATGAAACCACCAGCACCAGCAACTCAATCACAACCCGCTCAACCAGTTTCAAACGGTTTCTCTTCTTCAGTTTCATCGTCGCCTTCTCCTATAAAAGCTccgataaataaacaaatagaaaTGAGAACTTCTGATGGACGAAGACGAATCACGCCAATGTTCATTCCTCCCCCACCAGATAcagt aaATTCTAGTGAAAGTACCGACACCACAGCAGCGATAAAAAATACTCCAACTTTTTCAAGCACATCTCAGATTAAAAGTTCTATCGTAATTGAGAAACGTGACGACGTCGTTGCGCCTAACGTTACTACGACGACAAACATGGCGACGCCGTCAACATCGGCACCAGGACTTACGTTGAAGCGTCGCGACCCAACAACCGCTCGGCctaatcatcatcatcaccatcatcatcatcatcatggTCGAAAGCTGCGTTTGGTAAACGATAAACAAGGCAGCATTGTGTTTCCGGCGTTGAAACCCGTAGGTTCTCTGTCACACCAAGCCGCTCACTATGCTGTGACAGTCACAAACAATCAAAATTTAGCTCATCTACAAGTCTTCCGAGGCACCGACTCAGAACCGACGTGGAACCTTCACTTAGGCTACAGTGCTGTCGCTTTGGCTGCTTCTGCGGCTGTCATCGCCGTAGGATTGGAAGACGGAAGTATCCATACGTTTGATCCTACGAAAGGATCACGACCTGCACCGCCTTTGGCTCCACCAGCTCCTCTTGCTAAACTCCATGCTGTCGGTAATGCAGTCATGGTGATATCTTGCTGCGGTGCTGTTCGTGTTTGGGAAATCGGCAGCACGTCAAAACTTATTGTATCTACTTCTGCTAGTCATTTAGCAGCTTTTGGAGGGTCTTTACTTTCTTGTACGCTGTACAATGGAATGCCGCATCTCGGATTTACTAATGCTCGAGcatatatttacaataaagatatgg gAACATGGTTACTAGTTGGAGACAGTCATGATCCAGTTTGGCGTTGGTCAGCCCAAAGTGCATCGACTTTAGTTGGTAGCAGAACACCACGTGGTCCATTGTCTTCATTGCAAGAAGCATTGAATCGAACCGCCGGCGGTATAATGCCTAGTCCAAGACCACCACACAATGGCTCGAGTGTTGTTTCGTATCTAGAACAACAGTTACTGGCTTCAAAAGCTTTAGGCAGTCAGCAAGAATATATCCATTGGTTCATGGCTTTAATTTCGTTTCTATTAACTCAag atggGCTGGAAAAAAGATTACGAATAATGCTTGATGATCTGATGGGACCAAGTCACAGCACTGCGGCCAAAAGTATGTGGGACCCAATGATTCTTGGTATTAGAAAGCACAAGCTTTTGGCAGATGCTCTTGGAGTAATCGGCGGACATTTACGGTGGCAGAGATTATATTTAGAGTATTCTGAACAATTAGCTTCGCTCAAAAGCTAA